The Syntrophaceae bacterium DNA segment CCCTTTACAAGCGCGGGATCCGTTATCCCATCAGCATGGCCGGGGCGGAACTGGACCTGGGGCGCGCACTTCCCGGCGCTTACGCGACCGGGCCGGCCATGATCGAGGGAATCCGAAGCAGCACGGCCCTTCTGCTGGGCGTCACGGGAAGCATCGCCACAGGCAAGTCGACGGTGTCCCGCATGCTGGAGGAACTGGGATCGCCCCTGATCGACTTCGACGTCCTGGCCCGGATCGTGGTCGAACCGGGTCAGCCCGCCCTGAAGGACATCGCCGCGTATTTCGGCAGCCAGGTTCTCCAGGAAGACGGCGCCCTGGACCGCAAGAAACTGTCCGAGATCATCTTCACCGATATGGAGAAGCGCAAAAAGCTGGAAAGCTTCGTACACCCTCGGATCGGTGAGGCCTTCATGAAACAGGTGCAGGAGCACGCGCTGCGAAATCCCGACGCGATCATCCAGGTGGCGGTACCCCTGCTCATCGAGACCAACATGAATTTCATGTTCGACAAGCTGCTGCTCGTCTATACGCCCCCGGAAGAACAGGCGAGGCGGCTGATGGAACGCGACGGAGTCAATCAGGAGATGGCCGCAGCCATGGTGGGCTCCCAGATGTCCGTCGAGGAAAAGAAAAGCTACGTGGATTTCGTGATCGACAACTCCGGCGCGCCGGAGGAGACTCGCAGGCAGGTGGAGGACAACTGGATGACCCTGCAGGAGTTGCAGAGGGAAAAGGCTCAGCGGATCAAGGAACGAAAGGAAACCTCATGACCGTAGCATTCATGCGAAACAAGATGGTGGAGGTGGAGCCTCTGCCGACGGGAAACCTGGCCGTCTACTGGCGGCTCTCGGACGACCTGATCGATGTGGACATGACCCTCACGTTTCAGCTGCCGGACCTCGAGATCGTCGATGCCGCCGCGCACGTTCGCCGCTCGCCTCACCGGGAGGGCGTCAAGGCAGGGGAAGTCATTCGCAAGATGATCGGGGTGCGGGTCGGCGGAGGCCTGCGCAAGATCGTCAGGGGACTGATGGGCGGGGACGGCGGCAACATCGACCTCACCGAGGGGGTGCTGGAATGCTGCAACGCCGTTATCCTCAACTTCACCCTGCCGGGAATACAGGAATTCGAAAAATACACGTACACTACGGAGGAGGAACGCCTTGCCCCCGTCCGCGCCATGCTGCAGGCCAATCCCCGCCTGTACCGGAGCTGCGTTGCCTTTGCCGAGGACAGCCCGATCGTCCGGGGGCTCGATCTGAAAGGAGGTGTCTCATGATCACCTTCAGCCGGAGCCAGCTCGTCGGAATGGAATTCCTGGACGAGGATACGGTCCGCGTTCACGGCACCCAGGAAGATCATATCTATGCCATGGAGATTGAAATGGACGTCCGCATCGCCGACGGCGTGATCCTGGCCGTCAAGGGCTGGATGAAGCGCTACACGACGCCCGTCTGCCCCCAGGCCGTGGAGAGGCTCCAATCCGCCGTAGGGATGTCGCTGCGCACCGAGGGTTGGATGCAGGCCGTCATGCGGGACATCGGGCGTAACGGCTGCGAGCACTTCGCCGAGATCATCACGGAGTGCGGGCGGTGCCTCGATCCGGCGCGGCTGTCGAGAGCCCTGGCGGCAAAGCTGAAGACCGATCCCGGGGCCGACCTTGGAGCCTCGGCGGCCGCCTGGCTGGCCGACCACCCGGAAGCGCCGGGGACTCCGCTGGCCCTGTGAGATCTTTGAGGGAATGGATCGATCCATCAATTTCCGTCTCCCATGATCCTGACCAGAGAACCGGGGCGGCATGCCGCCGTCCTTGAAGAAAGCGACATTTCATGATCGTCGATCTGCATGTCCACACGAAGCCCTTGTCTCCCTGCAGTCATATCGATCCCCTGGAAATGGTGGCCGAGGCGAAACGCCGGGGACTGGACGGCATCTGCCTGACGGAGCACCACGCCCTCTGGGGACGCGGTGAGCTGGACGAGTTGGCACGGCAATCGGGGATCGCGATCTTCTCCGGAAACGAAATCACCACCGACCAGGGAGACATCCTGGTCTTCCGGTACCCGGTCCATGTCCCCGATATCATCCCCATCGCGGAGCTGCGCCGGGAGGTCCTGGCGGCAGGCGGCTTCATGATTGCCGCCCATCCGTTTCGGGGCTTCAAGGTGTTCGGCTTCGGCCAGCTTCGAATGACGCCCGAACAGGCCGCGAAGCGGAGGCTTTTCCAGCTTGTGGATGCGATGGAGGTCTGCAACGGAAAACTCAGCGAGGAAGAAAACAGGATGGCCCTGGAGGTCTCGAAGATCCTGGGGCTTGCAGGCACCGGCGGCAGTGATGCCCACCAGATCGATGAGATCGGGAAGTGGGTGACCGTCTTCGAGCGGGAGATCCGGAACGAACAGGAACTTACGGACGAGATCCGGGCCGGGCGTTACACGATCGGTGCCGCACCCGCAGCATCCTGAAACCTGTCCATGACTCAATAGAGGAACAAATCTTCAGGTTTATTATCCCGGGCATCCTCTTCTGTGAGACCTGCGGGCGCCGAATGCGGCGAGAGATCTGGGGAAGGCCCGGAAAATCGAAGGGAACTCTTCTTCCCACTAAAAAAAAGCATCTTTCTTCGGGGAGGTGCTGTTTTTTTTCGTATTCGGGAGATATACTCCGCATGGGAATGGGAAATCCTTTTTCTCGTCATTTTCCGGAAAGGCTTTTAGGCATTGGCATTATCTCTCCGTTTGGTCGTCCGGACGGTCCGTTCCGCCTCTGAGGGAACGGGGCCGGACTCGGGGCCGGCCGGTGGAGGGTGAAGGGCTTCCGAGAACGGGAGGAGGAAAGGAGCCACTGTCTGTCCGAAGGGAGGCAACCCGGAATGCGCGATGTGACACAAAACGAGATTCGCGAGGAGATCGAGTCGCTGGTGGCGGAACTCTACGCCGCCGGACAGGCCGGAAAGCGGTTCATCCCGGGAAAAACGCCCGTTCACTATGCCGGGCGCGTGTTCGACGAGCGCGAGGTTCAGGCGGCCGTTGCCGCCTCCCTGGAATTCTGGCTCACGGAAGGGCCCCATACGGCGCGTTTTCAGAAGGACCTGGCGGCGAAGCTGGGCGTTACGGGTACGATCCTGGTCAATTCGGGGTCATCGGCGAACCTTCTGGCCTTAACGTCCCTCACGTCGTCCCTTCTCGGGGATCGGAGGCTCCTGCCCGGCGACGAGGTGATCACGCCGGCGGCGGGATTCCCCACAACCGTCAACCCGATTCTCCAGAACGGCCTGGTGCCGGTTTTTATCGACTCTGCACCCCCGACGTACAATCCCCGCCCGGAAGACATTGCCGCCGCCGTCGGCCCCCGGACGCGGGCCATTTTCCTGGCCCACACCCTTGGAAACCCCTCCGATGCCGATGCGATTCTGGACATTGTCCGCGAGTACGATCTTTTCCTCATCGAGGACTGCTGCGACGCCCTGGGATCCACATACAAGGGCCGCCAGGCCGGCACGTTCGGGATTCTCTCCACGTTCAGCTTCTACGCGGCCCATCATATCACCCTGGGCGAGGGCGGCGCCGTGGCGTCTTCCGACCCGCTCCTGCTTCGGATTCTCAGGTCACTGAAGGACTGGGGACGCGATTGCCATTGCGGGCCCGGGCAGAATAACGCCTGTGGACGCCGTTTCACCGGCCGACACGGGGACCTGCCGGAAGGCTACGACCACAAGTACGTCTATTCCCACGTGGGCTATAACCTGAAGGCAACGGACATCCAGGCTGCCATCGGAGTAGAGCAGCTGAAGAAACTGGATCGGTTCTGTGCCGCCCGCAGGGAGAACTTCCGGGCCTGGACAGAGTGCTTCCGCCCCCTGGAAGATCGCTTCATCCTCCCGGAGGCGACACCCGGAAGCGATCCCGCCTGGTTCGCCTTTCCCCTTACGATCCGCGAAGGGGCGGGCTTCAACCGGCGGCAGGTTACGGATTTTCTGAACGCAAAGCTGGTCGAGACGCGGAATCTGTTCGGGGGAAACCTGCTCCGCCAGCCGGCTTATCTGGACGTTCCCCACCGCGTCGCCGGGGAGCTGTCCGGCGCCGACCGGATCATGAACGACACCTTCTTCATCGGCACTTATCCGGGGATCGGAAAGCCCCAGATCGACTACACCATGGATGTCCTCCGACAATTTCTGAAAAAGGGGGAATGAGCCGGTATGAATCCGCTTGAAGACTTTTACCGGGGACGCCGGGTCATGGTTACGGGACACACCGGTTTCAAAGGTTCCTGGCTTGCTCTCTGGCTCCGGAAACTCGGTGCGGAGGTCACGGGATTCGCCCTGCCGCCCGCGACGGATCCGTCCCACTTTTCCATCCTGGGACTTGAAACGCGCATCCGCCACCGGGAGGGGGATGTCCGCGATCCCTCCGCCTTGCACAACGTCTTTGCCGAGGCGAAG contains these protein-coding regions:
- a CDS encoding dephospho-CoA kinase; the encoded protein is MEQLLRLKTFPVAFKLLENRADLSAIPYMRRVGHKSTLCQLINLVRSFDWTVGADDTDMVGPMCTSIIGLTGMPEFLRDGTFRSIIWTKTRRDGEKYENAVPRIPPGKYQAVAMAPLAYNPFDPDLILIYANPAQMILLINALQFEDYEVMQFFCVGESSCSDAIARCHLTGRPSLTIPCFGERRYGHTQDDELVMALPPAMLDKAVDGLETLYKRGIRYPISMAGAELDLGRALPGAYATGPAMIEGIRSSTALLLGVTGSIATGKSTVSRMLEELGSPLIDFDVLARIVVEPGQPALKDIAAYFGSQVLQEDGALDRKKLSEIIFTDMEKRKKLESFVHPRIGEAFMKQVQEHALRNPDAIIQVAVPLLIETNMNFMFDKLLLVYTPPEEQARRLMERDGVNQEMAAAMVGSQMSVEEKKSYVDFVIDNSGAPEETRRQVEDNWMTLQELQREKAQRIKERKETS
- a CDS encoding DUF2889 domain-containing protein, with amino-acid sequence MTVAFMRNKMVEVEPLPTGNLAVYWRLSDDLIDVDMTLTFQLPDLEIVDAAAHVRRSPHREGVKAGEVIRKMIGVRVGGGLRKIVRGLMGGDGGNIDLTEGVLECCNAVILNFTLPGIQEFEKYTYTTEEERLAPVRAMLQANPRLYRSCVAFAEDSPIVRGLDLKGGVS
- a CDS encoding DUF2889 domain-containing protein, producing the protein MITFSRSQLVGMEFLDEDTVRVHGTQEDHIYAMEIEMDVRIADGVILAVKGWMKRYTTPVCPQAVERLQSAVGMSLRTEGWMQAVMRDIGRNGCEHFAEIITECGRCLDPARLSRALAAKLKTDPGADLGASAAAWLADHPEAPGTPLAL
- a CDS encoding PHP domain-containing protein — encoded protein: MIVDLHVHTKPLSPCSHIDPLEMVAEAKRRGLDGICLTEHHALWGRGELDELARQSGIAIFSGNEITTDQGDILVFRYPVHVPDIIPIAELRREVLAAGGFMIAAHPFRGFKVFGFGQLRMTPEQAAKRRLFQLVDAMEVCNGKLSEEENRMALEVSKILGLAGTGGSDAHQIDEIGKWVTVFEREIRNEQELTDEIRAGRYTIGAAPAAS
- the rfbH gene encoding lipopolysaccharide biosynthesis protein RfbH; this encodes MRDVTQNEIREEIESLVAELYAAGQAGKRFIPGKTPVHYAGRVFDEREVQAAVAASLEFWLTEGPHTARFQKDLAAKLGVTGTILVNSGSSANLLALTSLTSSLLGDRRLLPGDEVITPAAGFPTTVNPILQNGLVPVFIDSAPPTYNPRPEDIAAAVGPRTRAIFLAHTLGNPSDADAILDIVREYDLFLIEDCCDALGSTYKGRQAGTFGILSTFSFYAAHHITLGEGGAVASSDPLLLRILRSLKDWGRDCHCGPGQNNACGRRFTGRHGDLPEGYDHKYVYSHVGYNLKATDIQAAIGVEQLKKLDRFCAARRENFRAWTECFRPLEDRFILPEATPGSDPAWFAFPLTIREGAGFNRRQVTDFLNAKLVETRNLFGGNLLRQPAYLDVPHRVAGELSGADRIMNDTFFIGTYPGIGKPQIDYTMDVLRQFLKKGE